Proteins encoded by one window of Elaeis guineensis isolate ETL-2024a chromosome 12, EG11, whole genome shotgun sequence:
- the LOC105054877 gene encoding UDP-N-acetylmuramoyl-L-alanyl-D-glutamate--2,6-diaminopimelate ligase MurE homolog, chloroplastic isoform X1, translating into MALYVLPSLFPFTKPPSPLLSLHRVFLVPSVTGSDSNSQVRITDDLSGGSSKPQSYKSRVLCGRERSALVSETPASQNLDCSSQNDILGDIDRTIALKRPHLGLTGHRSLNAISEYESEQRLDHQPLVSSSKLDNGIGSRAQVIEPEFKTTLAELMDESRVRPVSLYGDLEVLITGIQNDSRKVTPGDLFVCCLGCKTDGHLYLMDAVSRGAIAVVASKDVNLDEIQGCRALVMVENTDSILPVLAATFYKHPSKRMSVIGITGTNGKTTTSHLVKAIFEAMSLRTGMLGTIGYYIHGDTQLEAPNTTPDAVMVQKLMAKMVHSVTEAAVMEVSSHGLALGRCDEIDFNIAVFTNLTRDHFDFHRTEEEYRNSKAKLFSRMVDPKSHHKIVNIDDPNAPFFVAQGNPDVPVLTFAMENEDADVFPLKFELSLFKTQVLIITPKGILEITTGLIGRHNVYNILAAVTVGIAVGVPLEAIVRGIERVEGVSGRCELIGEGHPFGVIVDFAHTPDALSRILDTVRELGARRIITVFGCAGESDRGKRSMMTKIATDKSEVVFLTSDNPKTEHPLDILDDMLAGVGWTMQDYVQYGKSGCCPPLPNGHKLFVHDIRRVAIRAAVAMAEKGDIVVVAGRGHETYQLVGNKKKHIDDREECREALHYVDQLRRAGMDQRIPMVVMRESLMSFHKDMEAWYAPTEQMDTSCILAVP; encoded by the exons ATGGCTCTCTACGTCCTCCCCTCCCTCTTTCCCTTCACCAAACCGCCTTCTCCACTTCTTTCCCTCCACCGAGTCTTCTTGGTTCCCTCCGTCACTGGCTCTGACTCAAATTCCCAAGTGAGAATCACCGACGATCTCTCTGGTGGCTCCTCCAAGCCCCAGAGTTATAAGAGTCGGGTTCTTTGTGGTCGAGAGCGCTCCGCGCTTGTTTCGGAGACACCTGCTTCCCAGAATCTTGATTGCAGCTCCCAAAATGACATCTTGGGCGACATTGATCGAACCATTGCTCTCAAACGCCCACATTTGGGCTTAACCGGGCACCGGAGCCTTAATGCAATCTCGGAGTATGAAAGCGAGCAGCGCTTGGACCATCAGCCATTGGTGTCATCTTCTAAGCTCGATAACGGTATAGGTTCTCGGGCTCAAGTTATAGAACCTGAATTCAAAACAACGCTCGCTGAGCTCATGGATGAGAGCAGAGTCCGGCCTGTATCGCTTTACGGCGATCTGGAGGTCTTGATTACTGGAATCCAGAATGATTCAAGGAAGGTGACTCCTGGAGATCTCTTTGTTTGCTGTCTTGGGTGCAAGACTGATGGGCATCTCTATCTCATGGATGCCGTCAGCCGAGGGGCTATTGCAGTTGTTGCTAGTAAAGATGTCAACTTGGATGAGATACAGGGTTGCAGAGCTCTTGTTATGGTGGAGAATACCGATTCTATACTTCCTGTTCTTGCTGCGACCTTCTACAAGCACCCATCAAAGAGAATGTCGGTGATTGGGATCACGGGTACCAATGGTAAAACAACAACTTCGCACTTGGTTAAGGCAATTTTTGAAGCAATGTCACTGAGGACAGGAATGTTGGGCACGATTGGATACTACATCCATGGAGATACCCAGTTGGAAGCTCCCAACACAACTCCAGATGCAGTGATGGTCCAGAAACTGATGGCAAAGATGGTGCACAGTGTGACTGAGGCAGCGGTCATGGAGGTTTCCTCTCATGGGTTGGCTCTTGGGAGGTGTGATGAGATAGATTTCAACATTGCAGTGTTCACAAATTTGACGAGAGACCACTTCGATTTCCATAGGACTGAGGAGGAGTATAGAAATAGCAAGGCTAAGCTGTTCTCAAGAATGGTTGATCCAAAAAGTCACCATAAAATTGTGAACATTGATGACCCAAATGCACCATTTTTCGTAGCGCAAGGAAATCCAGATGTTCCTGTTCTGACCTTTGCGATGGAGAATGAGGATGCGGATGTCTTCCCCTTAAAGTTTGAGCTTTCACTGTTCAAGACACAGGTTTTGATCATCACACCTAAGGGAATACTGGAGATAACTACAGGGTTGATCGGTAGGCATAATGTATATAATATACTCGCGGCAGTGACTGTTGGTATTGCAGTGGGTGTTCCACTGGAGGCCATCGTGAGAGGGATTGAAAGGGTTGAAGGAGTCTCAGGCAGGTGTGAGTTAATAGGTGAGGGCCATCCTTTTGGAGTAATCGTCGACTTTGCGCATACACCTGATGCTTTATCCAGAATTTTGGACACTGTAAGAGAATTAGGTGCAAGAAGGATAATCACTG TCTTTGGATGTGCTGGTGAAAGCGATAGAGGAAAGAGATCGATGATGACAAAAATTGCAACTGACAAAAGTGAAGTTGTTTTTTTGACTTCTGACAACCCAAAGACTGAACACCCAT TGGACATCTTGGATGATATGCTAGCTGGTGTTGGATGGACCATGCAAGACTATGTACAATATGGTAAAAGTGGTTGCTGCCCACCTCTTCCAAATGGCCATAAGCTTTTTGTCCATGACATTAGAAGAGTGGCAATTCGGGCTGCTGTAGCCATGGCAGAGAAAGGTGATATAGTT GTTGTTGCAGGCAGAGGCCATGAAACCTATCAATTGGTGGGTAACAAAAAGAAACATATTGATGACAGAGAAGAGTGCAGAGAAGCATTGCATTATGTTGACCAGCTGCGACGGGCAGGGATGGACCAGCGAATTCCTATGGTG
- the LOC105054877 gene encoding UDP-N-acetylmuramoyl-L-alanyl-D-glutamate--2,6-diaminopimelate ligase MurE homolog, chloroplastic isoform X2 has protein sequence MALYVLPSLFPFTKPPSPLLSLHRVFLVPSVTGSDSNSQVRITDDLSGGSSKPQSYKSRVLCGRERSALVSETPASQNLDCSSQNDILGDIDRTIALKRPHLGLTGHRSLNAISEYESEQRLDHQPLVSSSKLDNGIGSRAQVIEPEFKTTLAELMDESRVRPVSLYGDLEVLITGIQNDSRKVTPGDLFVCCLGCKTDGHLYLMDAVSRGAIAVVASKDVNLDEIQGCRALVMVENTDSILPVLAATFYKHPSKRMSVIGITGTNGKTTTSHLVKAIFEAMSLRTGMLGTIGYYIHGDTQLEAPNTTPDAVMVQKLMAKMVHSVTEAAVMEVSSHGLALGRCDEIDFNIAVFTNLTRDHFDFHRTEEEYRNSKAKLFSRMVDPKSHHKIVNIDDPNAPFFVAQGNPDVPVLTFAMENEDADVFPLKFELSLFKTQVLIITPKGILEITTGLIGRHNVYNILAAVTVGIAVGVPLEAIVRGIERVEGVSGRCELIGEGHPFGVIVDFAHTPDALSRILDTVRELGARRIITVFGCAGESDRGKRSMMTKIATDKSEVVFLTSDNPKTEHPLDILDDMLAGVGWTMQDYVQYGKSGCCPPLPNGHKLFVHDIRRVAIRAAVAMAEKGDIVNQTISLKS, from the exons ATGGCTCTCTACGTCCTCCCCTCCCTCTTTCCCTTCACCAAACCGCCTTCTCCACTTCTTTCCCTCCACCGAGTCTTCTTGGTTCCCTCCGTCACTGGCTCTGACTCAAATTCCCAAGTGAGAATCACCGACGATCTCTCTGGTGGCTCCTCCAAGCCCCAGAGTTATAAGAGTCGGGTTCTTTGTGGTCGAGAGCGCTCCGCGCTTGTTTCGGAGACACCTGCTTCCCAGAATCTTGATTGCAGCTCCCAAAATGACATCTTGGGCGACATTGATCGAACCATTGCTCTCAAACGCCCACATTTGGGCTTAACCGGGCACCGGAGCCTTAATGCAATCTCGGAGTATGAAAGCGAGCAGCGCTTGGACCATCAGCCATTGGTGTCATCTTCTAAGCTCGATAACGGTATAGGTTCTCGGGCTCAAGTTATAGAACCTGAATTCAAAACAACGCTCGCTGAGCTCATGGATGAGAGCAGAGTCCGGCCTGTATCGCTTTACGGCGATCTGGAGGTCTTGATTACTGGAATCCAGAATGATTCAAGGAAGGTGACTCCTGGAGATCTCTTTGTTTGCTGTCTTGGGTGCAAGACTGATGGGCATCTCTATCTCATGGATGCCGTCAGCCGAGGGGCTATTGCAGTTGTTGCTAGTAAAGATGTCAACTTGGATGAGATACAGGGTTGCAGAGCTCTTGTTATGGTGGAGAATACCGATTCTATACTTCCTGTTCTTGCTGCGACCTTCTACAAGCACCCATCAAAGAGAATGTCGGTGATTGGGATCACGGGTACCAATGGTAAAACAACAACTTCGCACTTGGTTAAGGCAATTTTTGAAGCAATGTCACTGAGGACAGGAATGTTGGGCACGATTGGATACTACATCCATGGAGATACCCAGTTGGAAGCTCCCAACACAACTCCAGATGCAGTGATGGTCCAGAAACTGATGGCAAAGATGGTGCACAGTGTGACTGAGGCAGCGGTCATGGAGGTTTCCTCTCATGGGTTGGCTCTTGGGAGGTGTGATGAGATAGATTTCAACATTGCAGTGTTCACAAATTTGACGAGAGACCACTTCGATTTCCATAGGACTGAGGAGGAGTATAGAAATAGCAAGGCTAAGCTGTTCTCAAGAATGGTTGATCCAAAAAGTCACCATAAAATTGTGAACATTGATGACCCAAATGCACCATTTTTCGTAGCGCAAGGAAATCCAGATGTTCCTGTTCTGACCTTTGCGATGGAGAATGAGGATGCGGATGTCTTCCCCTTAAAGTTTGAGCTTTCACTGTTCAAGACACAGGTTTTGATCATCACACCTAAGGGAATACTGGAGATAACTACAGGGTTGATCGGTAGGCATAATGTATATAATATACTCGCGGCAGTGACTGTTGGTATTGCAGTGGGTGTTCCACTGGAGGCCATCGTGAGAGGGATTGAAAGGGTTGAAGGAGTCTCAGGCAGGTGTGAGTTAATAGGTGAGGGCCATCCTTTTGGAGTAATCGTCGACTTTGCGCATACACCTGATGCTTTATCCAGAATTTTGGACACTGTAAGAGAATTAGGTGCAAGAAGGATAATCACTG TCTTTGGATGTGCTGGTGAAAGCGATAGAGGAAAGAGATCGATGATGACAAAAATTGCAACTGACAAAAGTGAAGTTGTTTTTTTGACTTCTGACAACCCAAAGACTGAACACCCAT TGGACATCTTGGATGATATGCTAGCTGGTGTTGGATGGACCATGCAAGACTATGTACAATATGGTAAAAGTGGTTGCTGCCCACCTCTTCCAAATGGCCATAAGCTTTTTGTCCATGACATTAGAAGAGTGGCAATTCGGGCTGCTGTAGCCATGGCAGAGAAAGGTGATATAGTT AATCAGACCATCTCCTTGAAGAGCTAA
- the LOC105054876 gene encoding uncharacterized protein At3g49055: MEGPSDDRGPELSSIENPILPNGDARPDDALPDDARPDDALHSELESIGNSYNELQSRCMALEETLADLRAHNFDLSQALEEVSRERDSFRIKLLEAEDSAKDQEEANLRERLELGCEIEVSRARVSELLEERSQRDGALSGILDSILMTKECLKRIGERICEEKLEETEEEKSNLEDALEVSMLETQSMLKLGTVVESKLLEYEEKIRKEKKELENSIVSLTEENRDIGNLLRIALMEKEAVEKSLNKLRGNAEQKKGVILQIAERGLQKVRFGFMMGVTGGDSQTDQTTSSNASTKSDGSECDEEVISLTSTVETIMKNLRREITELRRNLDESRSDSEHLQTLVDEQAQNLAGSQLYIKDLEERVNMLTHSVEELMTEIKEAGEEVARWREACELEVEAGKAAIEELEKEVHLLREELERTKAELNAANNKLMLKEKLAATAMAAQAAAEATLRLADSRSAGFRERIEELTRQLEEEADRGRRERSGGRRRVRHICWPWPAFRVAPSARAASQGRARSRRMLPEMEALLHFRI, encoded by the exons ATGGAAGGTCCGTCCGATGATCGAGGCCCCGAGCTTTCCTCGATCGAGAACCCTATTCTTCCCAATGGCGACGCTCGCCCGGACGATGCCCTCCCGGACGACGCTCGCCCGGACGATGCCCTCCACTCGGAGCTCGAATCCATTGGGAATTCGTACAATGAACTCCAGTCTAGATGCATGGCCTTGGAGGAAACCCTGGCAGATCTCCGTGCCCATAACTTTGATCTCTCTCAGGCTCTGGAGGAAGTATCGCGGGAGAGGGATTCGTTCCGGATCAAGCTCCTCGAGGCGGAGGACTCGGCTAAGGATCAGGAGGAAGCGAATTTGAGGGAAAGATTGGAACTTGGATGCGAAATTGAGGTGTCTAGGGCGAGGGTTTCCGAGTTGCTTGAGGAAAGGAGCCAGAGAGATGGGGCCTTGTCTGGAATTCTTGATTCTATCCTGATGACAAAAGAGTGCTTGAAGAGAATCGGTGAGAGGATATGCGAGGAGAAATTGGAGGAAACTGAGGAGGAGAAATCCAATTTGGAGGATGCATTGGAGGTTTCAATGTTGGAAACCCAGTCAATGCTTAAGCTTGGAACAGTAGTGGAGTCTAAGTTGTTGGAATATGAAGAGAAaataagaaaggaaaagaaggagtTGGAGAACAGCATTGTGAGTTTGACAGAGGAGAATAGGGATATTGGCAACCTGCTGAGGATAGCTTTAATGGAGAAAGAGGCAGTAGAAAAGAGCCTTAATAAGCTGAGGGGAAATGCAGAACAGAAGAAGGGTGTAATCCTGCAGATAGCTGAGAGGGGACTGCAGAAAGTTCGATTTGGGTTCATGATGGGGGTGACAGGCGGGGACTCACAAACAGATCAGACAACTAGTTCTAATGCAAGCACAAAATCTGATGGCAGTGAATGTGATGAAGAGGTCATCAGTCTG ACTTCAACTGTGGAAACTATAATGAAGAATCTACGGCGTGAGATAACTGAATTAAGACGAAATCTGGATGAGTCCAG GTCAGATAGTGAGCATCTGCAAACTCTTGTTGATGAACAAGCTCAGAACTTAGCAGGGAGTCAACTATACATTAaagatcttgaagaaagagtGAATATGTTGACGCACAGT GTTGAAGAGCTCATGACAGAGATAAAAGAAGCAGGAGAAGAGGTTGCAAGATGGAGGGAGGCAtgtgaattggaggtagaagctggAAAAGCTGCAATTGAAGAACTTGAGAAGGAG GTTCATTTGCTGAGGGAAGAGCTCGAGAGGACAAAAGCAGAGTTGAATGCTGCAaataacaagctgatgctgaaggaAAAGCTAGCAGCCACTGCAATGGCTGCTCAGGCTGCTGCTGAAGCCACCCTCAGGCTGGCAGACAGCAGATCTGCTGGTTTCAGGGAACGAATTGAGGAGTTGACAAGACAGCTAGAGGAAGAAGCTGACCGTGGCAGAAGGGAGAGAAGTGGTGGCCGCAGGAGAGTGAGGCATATCTGCTGGCCATGGCCGGCCTTCAGAGTAGCACCATCTGCTCGTGCTGCCTCCCAAGGCAGGGCAAGGAGCAGGAGGATGCTGCCTGAAATGGAGGCTTTGTTGCATTTCAGAATTTAG